The Pseudarthrobacter sulfonivorans genome includes a window with the following:
- a CDS encoding Hsp70 family protein produces MNYVLAVDVGTSFTAAAIVRINHDASRVPESLPLGLRGTAVPSVVYYPEEGPILVGEAAERRGLDSPERVVREFKRRVGDDVPIAVGTLSLPAEDVFATMARWVADRAEEREGAPPSDIILSHPASWGAHRTQLILAALASKDLTKVTLISEPEAAALHYAAQVRVEDGSTIAVYDLGGGTFDTAVLKKTDAGHFELLGRPEGIEGLGGADFDAAVLRYVADHAGQGLANLDPSAPGALAALSRLRRECVEAKEALSADSEASISVLLPGIQQQVRLVRSDFEAMISEPIRETVDALERSLQDLGLTPDDLSAVLLIGGSSRIPLVAQLISEQLDRPIAVDADPKSSICLGAAVAALRAQPDGAAQPAAMTAQLADAVVLAQADGHHGAAGRRASWSRHADAGAAALAAGAHAAGAHAAGRKGGAHGPRSTVRLTAVAAVAALLTGLTATAAQSPDGLGSLSAMFAAPADAAKDTPSAAPPDGTGGPGSGGPAAGAGAAGAGAVAAQLPVQGIEASAQLQDSSAPASSTGLDIAASSTSRPPTEAGQPAAGGAAAGPGTPGEPAEGSGGSSPGPVTNPTTDPPPSPVLLPVDPVPDPTTDPVPDPTTDPAPDPTTDPAPDPTTNPTTDPVPDPTTDPAPDPTTDPAPDPTTGPAPDPTTGPAPEPSSAPAPEPDPTTDPAPVPDPFAEPSPTTDPVPTTEPAV; encoded by the coding sequence ATGAACTATGTTCTCGCCGTTGACGTCGGGACCAGTTTCACCGCCGCCGCCATAGTTCGAATTAATCACGACGCTTCACGTGTTCCGGAGAGCCTGCCGCTGGGGCTCCGCGGAACGGCTGTGCCTTCGGTGGTTTACTACCCCGAGGAAGGCCCCATCCTGGTGGGGGAGGCGGCCGAGCGCCGCGGCCTTGACTCCCCGGAGCGGGTGGTGCGGGAGTTCAAAAGGCGGGTCGGAGACGACGTCCCCATTGCCGTCGGCACGCTTTCCCTCCCTGCTGAGGACGTCTTCGCCACTATGGCGCGATGGGTCGCAGACCGGGCTGAAGAACGCGAGGGAGCGCCGCCGTCGGACATTATCCTTTCCCACCCTGCCTCCTGGGGTGCGCACCGAACGCAGCTCATCCTCGCTGCCCTGGCCTCAAAAGACCTGACCAAGGTCACGCTGATCAGCGAACCAGAAGCGGCGGCGCTGCACTACGCCGCCCAGGTGCGGGTGGAGGATGGCAGTACCATCGCCGTCTACGACCTCGGTGGCGGGACCTTTGACACCGCCGTCCTGAAGAAAACGGACGCCGGCCACTTTGAACTGCTGGGCCGGCCCGAAGGGATCGAGGGGCTGGGCGGCGCCGACTTCGACGCAGCCGTCCTGCGGTACGTTGCCGATCACGCCGGGCAGGGCCTGGCCAATCTTGACCCGTCGGCGCCCGGCGCCCTGGCGGCCCTGTCGCGCCTGCGGCGGGAGTGTGTTGAAGCCAAGGAGGCGCTGTCCGCGGACAGCGAGGCGAGCATTTCGGTGCTGCTGCCGGGAATCCAGCAGCAGGTGCGGCTGGTCCGGTCCGACTTCGAGGCGATGATCAGCGAGCCCATCCGGGAAACAGTGGACGCCCTGGAGCGTTCCCTGCAGGACCTGGGGCTCACCCCGGACGACCTGTCCGCGGTGCTTCTCATCGGCGGCTCATCGCGCATTCCCCTGGTGGCACAGCTGATTTCGGAGCAGCTGGACCGGCCGATCGCCGTGGACGCGGATCCGAAGTCATCCATCTGCCTCGGCGCGGCGGTTGCCGCCCTTCGCGCTCAGCCGGACGGGGCCGCGCAGCCCGCTGCCATGACCGCACAGCTGGCTGACGCCGTCGTACTCGCGCAGGCTGACGGGCATCATGGAGCTGCCGGCCGACGAGCCAGCTGGTCCCGGCATGCCGACGCCGGTGCTGCAGCACTCGCCGCCGGTGCCCATGCCGCCGGCGCCCATGCTGCCGGGCGCAAGGGCGGCGCGCACGGGCCCCGTTCGACCGTGCGGCTGACTGCGGTAGCAGCGGTAGCGGCGCTCCTTACCGGGCTGACGGCGACTGCAGCCCAGAGCCCGGACGGACTCGGCAGCCTCTCGGCAATGTTCGCCGCGCCGGCAGATGCGGCGAAGGACACCCCAAGCGCTGCTCCTCCTGACGGAACCGGCGGACCTGGCTCCGGTGGCCCCGCGGCAGGAGCAGGCGCGGCAGGAGCAGGAGCAGTCGCGGCGCAGCTACCCGTGCAGGGGATTGAAGCCAGCGCCCAGCTGCAGGACAGCAGCGCGCCGGCCAGTTCCACGGGACTGGACATTGCCGCCTCGTCCACCAGCCGGCCACCTACCGAAGCAGGCCAACCAGCCGCCGGTGGGGCCGCTGCCGGGCCGGGCACTCCTGGTGAGCCTGCAGAGGGTTCCGGAGGCTCCAGCCCGGGTCCGGTGACTAACCCTACGACGGATCCGCCGCCGAGCCCGGTCCTATTGCCCGTCGATCCTGTACCTGATCCGACCACTGACCCGGTTCCGGATCCGACCACCGACCCTGCGCCCGATCCGACCACCGACCCTGCGCCGGATCCGACCACCAATCCGACCACTGACCCGGTTCCGGATCCGACCACCGACCCTGCGCCGGATCCGACCACTGACCCGGCTCCCGATCCGACCACCGGCCCGGCTCCCGATCCGACCACCGGCCCGGCTCCCGAGCCGTCGTCGGCACCTGCGCCGGAGCCCGATCCGACGACGGACCCTGCGCCGGTGCCCGACCCGTTCGCGGAACCGTCCCCCACCACGGATCCTGTCCCAACCACCGAACCGGCGGTCTGA
- a CDS encoding LuxR C-terminal-related transcriptional regulator, giving the protein MAADHTQPERELREAGTSAPAGAADMAQQLRGENAAVRELLLALSVGFTLPGPLPGELAHKLESPDSPGLDGVVNRAEASGLLLADGTVVGPVQHALLNGTPTARVHALQRELVGFVSAEGRPFGDLARELARGGLADPRVAAELEAAADKALQHNPGLAAQLYSEALLAGANELRIAARRAQAAAATGDLDAAGRIIDGLLVSSDPPDVRLGVDVAASVWAQRGLLVRSADLYAWLGPANMGRSAPLAAVAMIGSGDRAGAEEAFPAGSAPVSPTLLAVALSQTGKGVMESMERDPHKGLPLLIHASDMLNASGSALPLPDTPGALAALLALHSGESHVADTIIRSAVAARQGGDAAKPRLHLLQAWSAMQQDDAGEARLAINEASKANHWPLVPRDEFLCAALEVGLARRSGDVHDLVMAWERAREAMLHSAVDLYSLLPWGELMIAAARLRETRRVADYLDEAWALLTKLGEPPLWAVPLHWAAVQAALLNKSPADLAPHAAALVRAADYSHMAAVLAAAGKAWVSVLAGRFQATDVENAARGLKMVGMPWEGARLAGHAAAQVDERRDMMRLLACARDLHPQGRTTGPPDGLLPEVRRSAAENNHGAHPDASGLSEREKEVARLVLEGKTYREIGEAIYISPRTAEHHIARMRRRLGAENRSDLLVRLRLALSADHQGPD; this is encoded by the coding sequence ATGGCCGCCGATCATACGCAGCCCGAACGGGAACTGCGCGAGGCAGGGACGTCGGCTCCCGCCGGAGCCGCTGACATGGCACAGCAGTTGCGGGGCGAGAATGCGGCAGTCCGTGAACTCCTGCTGGCGCTGTCCGTGGGGTTCACCTTGCCCGGTCCGCTGCCCGGTGAGCTGGCGCACAAGCTGGAAAGCCCTGACAGTCCGGGCCTGGACGGCGTGGTAAACCGCGCCGAGGCCTCGGGCCTGCTGCTTGCCGATGGGACCGTCGTCGGCCCCGTGCAACACGCGCTCCTGAACGGCACGCCCACAGCCCGTGTGCATGCATTGCAGCGGGAACTCGTCGGTTTTGTTTCGGCCGAGGGCCGGCCCTTCGGCGACCTTGCCCGCGAGCTGGCGAGGGGCGGACTGGCGGACCCGAGGGTCGCCGCCGAACTCGAAGCCGCAGCGGACAAAGCGCTGCAGCACAACCCCGGTCTGGCCGCCCAGCTGTACAGCGAAGCGCTGCTGGCAGGGGCGAACGAACTGCGCATCGCTGCCCGCCGCGCCCAGGCCGCAGCCGCCACGGGCGACCTCGACGCCGCCGGCCGGATTATTGACGGGCTCCTGGTGAGCTCTGATCCGCCGGATGTCAGACTTGGCGTGGATGTTGCTGCTTCCGTCTGGGCACAGCGAGGGCTGCTGGTCCGCAGTGCCGACCTCTATGCCTGGCTTGGTCCGGCGAACATGGGCCGGTCCGCCCCGCTTGCCGCGGTGGCAATGATCGGCAGCGGCGACCGGGCGGGCGCGGAAGAGGCCTTTCCCGCCGGGTCGGCACCGGTGTCGCCCACCTTACTGGCGGTAGCGCTTTCGCAAACGGGCAAGGGCGTGATGGAGTCGATGGAGCGGGATCCACACAAGGGCCTTCCCCTGCTGATCCATGCTTCGGACATGCTCAACGCGTCTGGTTCGGCGCTGCCCCTTCCGGACACCCCTGGAGCGTTGGCCGCGTTACTGGCCCTCCACAGCGGTGAATCCCACGTCGCGGACACCATCATCCGCTCCGCCGTCGCCGCGAGGCAGGGCGGTGACGCCGCCAAGCCACGGCTCCACCTCTTGCAGGCGTGGTCGGCCATGCAGCAGGACGATGCTGGCGAAGCACGGCTGGCCATCAACGAAGCCTCCAAAGCCAACCACTGGCCGCTGGTTCCCAGGGACGAGTTCCTGTGCGCGGCCCTGGAAGTGGGCCTTGCGCGGCGTAGCGGCGACGTCCATGACTTGGTGATGGCCTGGGAGCGCGCCCGCGAAGCGATGCTGCACTCCGCCGTCGACCTTTACAGCCTTCTGCCGTGGGGCGAACTGATGATTGCTGCCGCCCGGTTGCGGGAGACACGGCGCGTCGCGGATTATCTGGATGAAGCGTGGGCTCTGCTGACCAAGCTGGGGGAGCCACCCCTGTGGGCCGTTCCGCTTCACTGGGCGGCGGTCCAGGCTGCCCTGCTGAACAAGAGCCCGGCCGACCTTGCCCCGCACGCGGCAGCGCTGGTGCGGGCCGCGGACTACAGTCACATGGCCGCTGTGCTCGCCGCCGCAGGCAAGGCCTGGGTCAGCGTCCTGGCCGGCCGGTTCCAGGCGACGGATGTGGAGAACGCTGCCCGGGGACTGAAAATGGTGGGCATGCCGTGGGAAGGGGCCCGGCTGGCAGGACATGCGGCCGCGCAGGTAGACGAGCGCCGGGACATGATGCGGCTCCTTGCCTGCGCCAGGGACCTCCACCCGCAGGGCAGAACTACAGGGCCACCCGACGGGCTGTTACCGGAAGTACGCCGCAGCGCCGCCGAGAACAACCATGGCGCGCATCCTGACGCCTCGGGGCTCAGCGAACGCGAAAAGGAAGTGGCGCGGTTGGTCCTGGAAGGGAAGACCTACCGGGAAATCGGCGAAGCCATCTACATTTCCCCCCGGACCGCTGAACATCACATTGCCAGGATGCGGCGGAGGCTTGGGGCCGAAAACCGCTCCGATCTGCTGGTGCGCCTGAGGCTGGCGCTAAGTGCAGATCATCAGGGCCCGGACTGA
- a CDS encoding IniB N-terminal domain-containing protein, with translation MPTLANQLVQFLMGLFNNPAAAQEFLNDPERSLEGAGLREVCSADVDAAMPVVLDYAPITVNASSFDREYNTGGNTSWTGGNGGAGHTPPPAGGGAGHTPGHDHHDDHAHAVQQLHHVVNNYSYTSTVDDRDTITDQSVNQNIWADGDVNQWFDNEAVIASGDQALAAGDDNNVRDSYNTTDSYNTDNTTDNSTDNSITAGGDVNIGNRDLDVADSFNTDVDLDVADSFNDNSDNSDNSDNSDNSDNSVDNSVKIEDSFQDNSDNSTEDNTVEVNDNSDNSIEDNSTNDNSIEDNSTTDVAIEDSFQDNSDNTTNTEVAVEDSFNDNSQAETTEVEVVDSFNPVEVVVEDSFQDNSTEDNSTNTDVAVDTDVVVEDSEISL, from the coding sequence ATGCCTACACTCGCAAACCAGCTCGTTCAGTTCCTGATGGGCCTGTTCAACAACCCCGCCGCTGCACAGGAGTTCCTGAACGATCCGGAGCGTTCACTCGAGGGTGCCGGCCTGCGCGAAGTCTGCTCCGCCGATGTTGACGCCGCTATGCCGGTTGTCCTGGACTACGCACCCATCACTGTCAACGCTTCTTCCTTCGACCGGGAGTACAACACCGGCGGGAACACCTCGTGGACCGGAGGCAACGGCGGCGCCGGCCACACCCCGCCTCCTGCAGGCGGCGGCGCAGGACACACCCCGGGGCACGATCACCATGACGATCACGCCCACGCCGTCCAGCAGCTGCACCACGTGGTGAACAACTACTCCTACACCTCAACGGTGGATGACCGGGACACGATCACGGACCAGTCGGTCAACCAGAACATCTGGGCCGACGGCGACGTGAACCAGTGGTTCGACAACGAGGCTGTCATCGCATCCGGCGATCAGGCCTTGGCTGCCGGCGACGACAACAACGTCCGGGACTCCTACAACACCACCGACTCGTACAACACGGACAACACCACTGACAATTCCACGGACAACTCGATCACCGCCGGCGGCGACGTCAACATCGGCAACCGCGATCTGGATGTTGCCGATTCGTTCAACACCGACGTTGACCTTGATGTCGCTGATTCGTTCAACGACAACTCGGACAACTCCGATAACTCCGATAATTCTGACAACTCGGATAACTCCGTGGACAACTCGGTGAAGATTGAGGATTCCTTCCAGGACAACTCCGATAACTCCACCGAGGACAACACCGTCGAAGTCAACGACAACTCGGACAACTCCATCGAAGACAACTCCACCAACGACAACTCCATCGAAGACAACTCCACCACCGATGTTGCGATTGAGGATTCCTTCCAGGACAACTCGGATAACACCACCAACACCGAGGTTGCGGTTGAGGACTCCTTCAACGACAACTCGCAGGCGGAGACCACCGAAGTGGAGGTGGTTGATTCCTTCAACCCGGTGGAGGTTGTGGTTGAGGATTCTTTCCAGGACAACTCCACCGAGGACAACTCGACGAACACTGACGTGGCTGTGGACACCGACGTCGTGGTCGAAGATTCGGAGATCAGCCTATAA
- a CDS encoding dynamin family protein has product MNAGQLALLVEQGIELVGTGDRADLRKRLDQTLRRLKDPSIRVIVVGEFKQGKSKLINALVNAPVCPVDDDIATSVPTVVRHGEPASAAILLPKAGTEPGDDAALERQPINIVDLAAYVSERGNPGNVKKLVAAEVFLPRKVLGGGLTVIDSPGVGGLGSSHTLTTLTALPTADAMLLVSDASQEYTEPEMRFLRQAMRITPSVAGILSKTDLYPDWRRVEAMDRAQLAQVAPDIPLFAVSSDLRLEAARLQDSELNAESGFPVLIGHLRNEIAGKAERLQRRSVSQDLLSVTENLRLSLRSELGALEDPEGTPRMIAGLEEAKSQADELRKRSARWQITLNDGIGDLIADMEYDLRDRLRRIQREAEAAIDQGDPGPTWTQFSAWLEECAAAAISDTFVWTSERAQWLAAQVAEHFSEDEVALPVLHISDTDDALDPVDNMPRLDDGHINPLQKVLIGMRGSYGGVLMFGLLTGIFGMALINPLSVGAGLLLGRKAYREDKEARLKRRQAEAKALVRRQLDDVTFQVGKQLKDRLRLVQRSTRDHFTEIADEHHRSLADSVAAAQKAATTYTLEKDIRIREIKAELKKVDALHHAAGLVAAEVAQSPGPQAAQSPAGRGTAMGNPAMGNPASGSPASGSPTSGSPTTGSQQVGTAPVVAAGR; this is encoded by the coding sequence ATGAACGCCGGCCAGCTGGCGTTGCTGGTGGAGCAGGGCATCGAGCTGGTGGGGACAGGGGACCGCGCGGACCTGCGGAAACGCCTGGACCAGACCCTGCGCCGGCTGAAGGATCCGAGTATCCGCGTGATCGTGGTGGGGGAATTCAAGCAAGGAAAAAGCAAACTTATCAACGCCCTGGTGAACGCCCCGGTGTGCCCTGTCGACGACGACATCGCCACCTCGGTGCCCACCGTGGTCCGCCACGGGGAACCCGCGTCCGCCGCCATCCTGCTGCCCAAAGCCGGCACAGAGCCCGGCGACGACGCCGCACTGGAGCGGCAGCCCATCAACATAGTGGACCTGGCGGCTTACGTTTCCGAGCGGGGCAACCCCGGAAACGTCAAGAAGCTGGTAGCGGCCGAAGTTTTCCTGCCCCGCAAGGTCCTGGGCGGCGGGCTGACGGTCATCGATTCGCCCGGTGTGGGGGGACTGGGCTCCTCGCACACATTGACCACCCTCACAGCCTTGCCCACAGCGGACGCCATGCTGCTGGTTTCAGATGCCTCGCAGGAATACACCGAGCCCGAAATGCGGTTCCTGCGCCAGGCCATGCGGATCACGCCGAGCGTTGCGGGCATCCTGTCCAAAACGGACCTGTATCCGGACTGGCGGCGTGTGGAGGCCATGGACCGTGCCCAGCTCGCGCAGGTGGCGCCGGACATCCCGCTGTTCGCGGTTTCCTCGGATCTCCGGCTGGAGGCTGCACGCCTGCAGGACAGCGAACTCAACGCCGAGTCGGGTTTCCCCGTGCTGATCGGCCACCTCCGGAATGAAATTGCGGGCAAGGCGGAACGGCTGCAACGGCGCTCCGTCAGCCAGGACCTGCTCTCCGTGACTGAGAACCTGCGCCTGTCCCTGCGGTCCGAGCTGGGAGCGCTTGAGGATCCTGAGGGGACGCCGCGGATGATTGCAGGGCTGGAGGAGGCGAAGTCACAGGCCGATGAGCTGCGCAAACGTTCCGCCCGGTGGCAGATTACGCTCAACGACGGCATCGGCGACCTGATCGCGGACATGGAGTACGACCTCCGGGACCGCCTGCGGCGGATCCAGCGCGAAGCCGAGGCCGCTATTGACCAGGGCGATCCCGGCCCCACCTGGACCCAGTTTTCCGCGTGGCTCGAGGAGTGCGCCGCCGCCGCGATCTCGGACACGTTTGTGTGGACCAGCGAACGCGCGCAGTGGCTGGCCGCACAAGTGGCGGAGCATTTTTCAGAGGACGAAGTGGCCCTGCCGGTGCTCCACATCTCGGACACCGACGACGCGTTGGACCCGGTGGACAACATGCCAAGGCTCGACGACGGGCACATCAACCCCCTGCAGAAGGTCCTGATCGGCATGCGCGGATCCTACGGCGGCGTGCTGATGTTCGGGCTCCTGACCGGGATTTTCGGCATGGCCCTGATCAATCCCCTGTCAGTGGGCGCGGGCCTGCTGCTGGGCCGCAAGGCGTACCGCGAGGACAAGGAAGCACGGCTGAAGCGCCGGCAGGCCGAAGCCAAGGCGCTGGTCCGCCGGCAGCTGGACGATGTCACCTTCCAGGTGGGCAAGCAGCTCAAGGACCGGCTCCGGCTGGTGCAGCGTTCAACCCGGGACCACTTCACGGAAATCGCGGACGAACACCATCGCTCCCTGGCGGATTCGGTGGCGGCGGCCCAGAAGGCAGCCACCACGTACACGCTGGAAAAGGACATCCGCATCCGCGAGATCAAGGCCGAGCTCAAGAAGGTGGACGCCCTGCACCATGCCGCCGGCCTGGTGGCCGCCGAAGTGGCCCAATCCCCGGGGCCGCAGGCCGCGCAGTCTCCGGCCGGGCGCGGCACGGCGATGGGAAACCCGGCGATGGGAAACCCGGCGTCGGGAAGCCCGGCGTCGGGAAGTCCGACGTCGGGAAGTCCGACGACGGGCAGCCAGCAGGTGGGCACGGCGCCGGTGGTTGCGGCGGGCAGATGA